A genomic segment from Bradyrhizobium sp. ISRA430 encodes:
- the istA gene encoding IS21 family transposase → MRHVREVIRLKSAGMPTREIARRLGTAPSTVRLTIRRFEASGLTWPLPDDVTDTDLEARLFASAGAGSGTRRGHRRQAEPDWAAVHRELRRKHVTLSILWEEYIASEPGGYRYSRFCELYRAWEGRLSVTMRQSHAAGDKLFVDYAGDGVPVVIDRLSGERRAAQIFVAVLGASSFTYAQATWTQGLADWISGHVGAFEAINGVPALLVPDNTKVAVIKACLYDPQINRSYADMAAHYGSAILPARPRRPRDKAKVEQAVLMVERWLLGRLRHRIFHSLAEVNAAIAELLTRLNEERPIRRLGVTRRKLLEEIDWPALKALPENPYVFAEWRICRVSIDYHVEVEAHYYSVPHRFVRAEVEVRFTARTVEIFHKGERIAAHQRMSGNHKHTTVPEHMASSHRRYAGWTIERIRKDAASIGPATAALCDLILDERAHPEQGFRACLGIIRLARSYGHERLDAAAMRAIDIGARTYGSVKSILANNLDRRPSPKRSADDAPILHPNIRGPRYYN, encoded by the coding sequence ATGCGCCATGTGCGCGAAGTGATCAGATTGAAGTCGGCTGGGATGCCGACCCGCGAGATTGCGCGGCGGTTGGGGACGGCGCCTTCGACGGTGCGGCTGACGATCCGGCGGTTCGAGGCATCGGGGCTGACCTGGCCGCTGCCCGATGACGTCACCGACACTGATCTGGAGGCCCGGCTGTTCGCCAGCGCCGGTGCGGGTTCCGGCACGCGGCGGGGCCATCGCCGGCAGGCGGAGCCGGACTGGGCGGCGGTGCACCGCGAGCTCCGGCGCAAGCACGTGACGCTGTCGATCCTGTGGGAGGAGTACATCGCAAGCGAGCCCGGCGGGTATCGCTATTCGCGTTTCTGCGAGCTCTACCGCGCCTGGGAAGGCCGGCTGTCGGTGACGATGCGCCAGTCGCATGCGGCCGGCGACAAGCTGTTCGTCGATTATGCCGGTGACGGCGTGCCGGTCGTGATCGACCGGCTCAGCGGCGAGCGGCGCGCCGCGCAGATCTTCGTCGCGGTGCTCGGCGCTTCCAGCTTCACCTACGCGCAGGCGACCTGGACGCAGGGGCTCGCCGATTGGATCAGCGGCCACGTCGGCGCCTTCGAGGCGATCAACGGCGTGCCGGCGCTGCTGGTGCCGGACAACACCAAAGTCGCGGTGATCAAGGCCTGCCTCTACGATCCGCAGATCAACCGCAGCTACGCCGACATGGCGGCGCATTACGGCTCGGCCATTCTGCCAGCCAGGCCGCGACGACCACGAGACAAGGCGAAGGTCGAGCAGGCGGTCCTCATGGTCGAGCGCTGGCTGCTCGGGCGGCTGCGCCACCGCATCTTCCACAGCCTCGCCGAGGTCAATGCGGCGATCGCCGAGTTGCTCACCCGGCTCAACGAGGAGCGGCCGATCCGGCGGCTCGGCGTGACCCGCCGCAAGCTGTTGGAGGAGATCGATTGGCCCGCGCTCAAGGCCTTGCCGGAGAACCCTTACGTGTTCGCCGAGTGGCGGATCTGCCGGGTCAGCATCGATTATCACGTCGAGGTCGAGGCGCATTACTACAGCGTTCCACATCGCTTCGTCCGCGCCGAGGTGGAGGTGCGCTTCACGGCTCGCACCGTCGAGATCTTCCACAAGGGTGAGCGGATCGCCGCGCATCAGCGCATGAGCGGCAACCACAAGCACACGACGGTGCCGGAGCACATGGCCTCCAGTCATCGGCGCTACGCTGGCTGGACTATCGAGCGCATCCGTAAGGACGCAGCCTCGATCGGGCCGGCCACCGCGGCGCTGTGCGACCTGATCCTCGACGAGCGCGCGCATCCGGAACAGGGCTTCCGCGCCTGTCTCGGCATCATCCGGCTCGCCCGATCCTACGGGCACGAGCGGCTCGATGCCGCCGCCATGCGGGCGATCGATATTGGCGCGCGCACCTACGGCTCGGTCAAATCGATCCTTGCCAACAATCTCGATCGGCGTCCTTCACCCAAGCGCTCCGCGGACGACGCGCCGATCCTTCATCCCAACATCCGCGGGCCGCGCTACTACAATTAG
- a CDS encoding recombinase family protein, whose amino-acid sequence MKRVGIYLRVSTKNGQNTESQRRELEAVAARSGWQVVDIYEDAGISGAKGRDKRPAFDRLLKAATRREIDMIAAWSVDRLGRSVQHLVGFLNELQALGCDLYLHQQAIDTTTPSGRANVPDVRRLRRVRALHDPRVRQCRACAGR is encoded by the coding sequence ATGAAGCGAGTTGGCATCTACTTGCGTGTTTCCACCAAGAACGGCCAGAACACCGAGAGCCAGCGTCGCGAGCTGGAGGCCGTCGCCGCCCGCTCCGGTTGGCAGGTCGTCGACATCTATGAGGATGCTGGTATCAGCGGCGCCAAGGGTCGCGACAAGCGGCCGGCATTCGATCGGCTCCTCAAAGCCGCGACGAGGCGCGAGATCGATATGATCGCGGCCTGGAGCGTCGACCGGCTCGGCCGTAGCGTGCAGCATCTTGTCGGCTTCCTGAATGAGCTGCAGGCGCTAGGCTGTGATCTCTACTTGCATCAGCAAGCGATCGACACGACCACGCCGAGCGGCCGCGCCAATGTTCCAGATGTGCGGCGTCTTCGCCGAGTTCGAGCGCTCCATGATCCGAGAGTGCGTCAATGCCGGGCTTGCGCAGGCAGGTGA
- the istB gene encoding IS21-like element helper ATPase IstB has product MLTHPTLDQLYALGLHGMAKAFADIEAGGEAASLGHAEWLALLLEREASLRRDKRLSKRLQYAKLRQEACVEDIDYRTPRGLDRSLLTMLVEGRWIDDHANLLICGPSGVGKSWLASALGNKACRDNRSVLYQRVPRLFTDLALARGDGRHSRLLRALGRVDLLIFDDWGLEPLDAAARHDLLEILEDRYGRRSTIVTSQLPVDQWHALIGDPTYADAVLDRLVHNAHRIDLNGESMRRTRKPDRKA; this is encoded by the coding sequence TTGCTTACGCATCCGACCCTCGATCAACTCTACGCGCTCGGCCTGCATGGCATGGCCAAGGCCTTCGCCGACATCGAAGCCGGCGGCGAGGCCGCAAGCCTCGGCCACGCCGAATGGCTCGCGCTGCTGCTCGAACGCGAAGCGTCATTGCGACGCGACAAGCGGCTGTCGAAGCGGCTGCAATACGCCAAGCTGCGCCAGGAGGCCTGCGTCGAAGACATCGACTACCGCACCCCACGCGGCCTCGACCGCAGCCTGCTGACGATGCTGGTCGAAGGCCGCTGGATCGATGACCACGCCAATCTGCTAATCTGCGGGCCCTCCGGCGTCGGCAAAAGCTGGCTCGCCTCAGCGCTCGGCAACAAGGCCTGCCGCGACAATCGCTCCGTGCTCTACCAGCGCGTCCCGCGGCTGTTCACCGATCTTGCTTTGGCGCGCGGCGATGGCCGCCACTCCCGCCTGTTGCGCGCGCTTGGCCGCGTCGATCTCCTCATCTTCGACGACTGGGGCCTCGAGCCGCTCGACGCCGCGGCCCGCCACGACCTCCTGGAGATCCTCGAGGACCGCTACGGCCGCCGCTCCACCATCGTCACCAGCCAGCTCCCGGTCGATCAATGGCACGCGCTGATCGGCGATCCCACCTACGCTGACGCCGTCCTCGACCGCCTGGTCCATAACGCCCACCGGATCGATCTCAACGGCGAAAGCATGCGGCGAACCCGCAAACCCGACCGAAAGGCCTGA